The Methanosphaera sp. BMS genome contains a region encoding:
- a CDS encoding DUF763 domain-containing protein → MQRKGFVNLPLHTDHTPRWLWHRMVKLSGAITEVILEEYGHEEFLNRISNPYWFQAFSCVIGFDWHSSGTTTTTCGALRASLNAEEHGIAVLGGKGKNSLKTPGQLLRMGDEFNLSDKTTDYLVRSSKLSAKIDNSCIQDKYTLYQHNFFLTEEGSWAVVQQGMNLDNKYARRYHWMSTDLDEFLSSPHTAIECDKKEPDTLDMSSKDSREARDISVDLINDNPEHLRTYFKRKDPKQTLLSDYFNLDSTDDDPTSFNNQPNFTMPSHHPVLDMDLSDREFEVLKNAYEVQPDNYRELISLKGIGPKKIRALALISDLVYGKKASWEDPVKYSFAHGGKDGFPYPVDREVYDHSIQTIKDSLEQAKLDNKEKHDAIKRLTKYIQ, encoded by the coding sequence ATGCAAAGAAAAGGTTTTGTGAATCTGCCGTTACATACCGATCATACACCGCGGTGGCTATGGCATAGGATGGTAAAGTTATCGGGGGCCATTACGGAGGTCATACTGGAGGAGTATGGACATGAGGAATTTTTAAACAGAATATCCAATCCATACTGGTTTCAGGCATTCTCATGTGTTATAGGATTTGACTGGCACTCCTCGGGTACAACCACTACAACATGCGGTGCATTGCGTGCAAGCCTGAATGCCGAAGAACATGGCATAGCGGTTCTAGGTGGTAAGGGTAAAAATTCACTGAAAACTCCCGGACAACTGCTCAGGATGGGGGATGAATTTAACTTATCTGATAAGACAACAGATTACTTGGTCAGGTCATCAAAGCTATCTGCAAAGATTGATAACTCCTGCATACAGGATAAGTACACATTATATCAGCATAACTTCTTCTTAACGGAGGAGGGCAGTTGGGCCGTAGTCCAGCAGGGTATGAACCTGGACAACAAGTATGCACGCCGTTATCATTGGATGAGCACGGATTTGGACGAATTCCTCTCAAGTCCGCACACTGCGATTGAATGTGACAAGAAAGAACCGGATACATTGGACATGTCAAGCAAGGATAGTAGGGAGGCTAGGGACATAAGCGTTGACTTGATAAACGATAACCCTGAACATCTACGAACATACTTTAAAAGAAAGGATCCTAAACAGACATTATTAAGCGACTACTTCAACCTTGACTCTACGGATGATGATCCCACTTCATTTAACAATCAACCGAACTTTACCATGCCCTCACATCATCCAGTACTGGATATGGACTTATCCGATAGGGAATTTGAAGTACTCAAGAATGCTTATGAAGTACAGCCCGACAATTACAGGGAACTGATATCCCTCAAGGGAATCGGGCCAAAGAAGATAAGGGCACTTGCACTAATCAGTGACCTGGTATATGGTAAGAAGGCAAGCTGGGAAGATCCCGTTAAGTATAGCTTTGCCCATGGGGGAAAGGACGGCTTCCCATATCCTGTTGACAGGGAGGTATATGACCATTCTATACAGACAATCAAGG